The window CGGGGAGTGCCGTTGCCAACGTGGCGACGATCGGGGTATTTACGATACCTCTGATGAAAAAGGCGGGCTATAAGCCATATTTTGCGGGAGCGGTAGAGGCCGTGTCCGGTACGGGCGGCCAGATTATGCCGCCGATCATGGGCGCAGCGGCCTTCCTGATGGCAACTTATCTGGGGATTTCCTATGGGAAGGTAGCGCTGGCGGCGATGATCCCTGCCATTTTGTACTATACGGCCGTATTCATTCAGATAGACTTGAGGGCCGCCAAAGATAACTTAGTTGGCCTCCCCCAGTCGGAGCTTCCTCGCTTCTTCAATGTTATTAAGGAAGGTTGGTATTTGGCTCTACCTTTTGTCGTACTCGTTTACACCATGTTTTTCGCCTGGATGGAGCCTGAAACTGCCGGGTTGATAAGCATAGTAAGTGCTCTGGTACTCGGATTCATAAAGCGCCGTTTGACTATAAGTGGCATTTTCGTGTTGCTCAGGGATTGCGGCAAGAGTCTTTTGGAAGTAGGCGTGACCAGCGCCGGCGCCGGTCTCATTATTGGCATACTGACCCTCACCGGGCTTGCCTTCTTATTCTCCTCCATTTTAATTGGCCTCGCTCATGGAAACGTTTTTCTCTTGCTGCTCCTGTCGGCCATTGTGTCGAGCATTCTTGGCATGGGTATGACGGTTACCGCGGCATACCTGTTGACCGTGGCCATCGGGGTTCCCGCCTTGGTCGAAGTAGGAATTCCCCCCCTCTTGGCCCACTTTTTCATATTCTACTACTCCGTCCTGTCGTTTTTGACGCCGCCGGTTTGTCTGGCTGCGTATGCCGCCGCCTCGATCGCCGGCGCAAACATGATGAAAACGGCGTTTCAGGCCATGCGACTCGGAATCGCCGCTTATCTGGTTCCCTTTATCTTTGCGTACAGACCGGCACTGCTTCTCCAGGGTGGCGCGGTAGACATCATTGAGGTATCCGTAATAGCTTTGATATGCATTACGTTTCTTTCAATTGGGTCTGAAGGCTTTCTGTTTACCTCACTTCTTTGGTGGAAAAGAATCACCTTCATTATCGGAGGCATGGTGCTGATGATTCCCGGCATCTTATTTACCGCCATAGGCATCGTCATCGCTGCTCCGGCCATAATCATCGAGGTGCTCGACAGGGTAGCCAGAAAGCGGGCGTTGAAAATTACACCGACGGTGACGGTTTAAAGATCATCCGGCCGATTATAATATAAACGATTTTCTCAAACGAGAGGAGGAAAAAGATTATGAAATTAGATATTTTCAATCACATTTTTCCAAAGAAATACTTTGACAAAATGGTGGCGGTATTACCGAACGGCGCCGACATGCACAAGCGGGTGCGCAATATTCCCTGTATTGTGGACCTTGATGATCGCTTCCGGATCATGGATTTATACGGCGATTACCAGCAGGTTATCTGCCTGGGGGCGCCACCGATCGAGGTTTTTGGCCCGCCTGAGGTCTCCGGGGAAATGGCCCGGATCGCCAATGACGGGATGGCGGAACTCGTCCGGAAATACCCGGACCGTTTCCCCGGCTTTATTGCATCGCTACCCATGAATGATCCCGATGGACTGCTCAAGGAAGCCAGGCGGGCCGTCAAGGAACTGGGTGCGGTCGGGGTGCAGGTATTTTCCAACGTTCTGGGCAGTCCCTTGACCAGACCGGAGACCATGCCTTTGTTTGACCTGATGGTGGAGCTGGATCGGCCCATCTGGCTCCATCCGGCCCGGGGGGCGGATTTTCCCGATTACAAGAATGAAAAAAAGAGCCATTTCGAAATCTGGTGGACCTTCGGCTGGCCTTACGAGACCAGTGTGGCCATGGCGCACATCGTTTT is drawn from Deltaproteobacteria bacterium and contains these coding sequences:
- a CDS encoding TRAP transporter fused permease subunit is translated as MKTNGEQSSLEGKDEGGGTRFRQLTGPAKVYSDIVLALVPTIGIIGILNLASYFGIALYLQQYIGCIYGLVIAAAFILIPIRKKSALDKLPWYDLVCSIVALATGLYVAVYYKTIAVDIGLIQTERVILGIAAVLLTLEASRRTVGLPFAVIVIVFLVYALLSPFMSGIFRTKGVTYDTCATYLYLDPQGILGMPLEIATTLVLVFILFGQTVTQVGVSKLFNDVAFSLMGRFRGGPAKVAVLASSLFGMISGSAVANVATIGVFTIPLMKKAGYKPYFAGAVEAVSGTGGQIMPPIMGAAAFLMATYLGISYGKVALAAMIPAILYYTAVFIQIDLRAAKDNLVGLPQSELPRFFNVIKEGWYLALPFVVLVYTMFFAWMEPETAGLISIVSALVLGFIKRRLTISGIFVLLRDCGKSLLEVGVTSAGAGLIIGILTLTGLAFLFSSILIGLAHGNVFLLLLLSAIVSSILGMGMTVTAAYLLTVAIGVPALVEVGIPPLLAHFFIFYYSVLSFLTPPVCLAAYAAASIAGANMMKTAFQAMRLGIAAYLVPFIFAYRPALLLQGGAVDIIEVSVIALICITFLSIGSEGFLFTSLLWWKRITFIIGGMVLMIPGILFTAIGIVIAAPAIIIEVLDRVARKRALKITPTVTV
- a CDS encoding amidohydrolase family protein, producing MMKLDIFNHIFPKKYFDKMVAVLPNGADMHKRVRNIPCIVDLDDRFRIMDLYGDYQQVICLGAPPIEVFGPPEVSGEMARIANDGMAELVRKYPDRFPGFIASLPMNDPDGLLKEARRAVKELGAVGVQVFSNVLGSPLTRPETMPLFDLMVELDRPIWLHPARGADFPDYKNEKKSHFEIWWTFGWPYETSVAMAHIVFAGLFDRLPSLKIIVHHLGAMIPYFAGRVGPGWDQLGSRTSDEDYTVLLKQLKKRPLDYFHMFYVDTAIFGALDATICGLKFYGAEKALFASDMPFDPEKGTAYIRWTIEIIDSLDITPAERHAIYEGNARRLLHL